One Phaseolus vulgaris cultivar G19833 chromosome 11, P. vulgaris v2.0, whole genome shotgun sequence genomic window carries:
- the LOC137805642 gene encoding uncharacterized protein — protein sequence MADKLPFRGGASINRLPLFCGVNYQFWKVRMKIFMRSTNKEIWEAIENYPFIPQVKKDVLFVDKPSYEWTEADTKKAKLDWIAKNIMTSALSCDDFFRVSQCTSAKEMWDILEVTDEGTNNVKRARKHALIQEYELFRMQKGETISYAHKRFFHIVNHLMSLGKNSYKEGLNIKILKCLDRSWQRKVTTISKSKDLTSMITTSSFGKLREHELETNRLVVQESEDKHNKGISLKASNQKRQQDSSDSDEDTMRLLSRKFSKFLKKNKGQSSKRYSSKKLNEFNPNKYTCYGCGEQGQIKAECPNNESKEKDDFKGERRGKTKKAYIAWDDNEISSSSSSEDEEANLCLKASTSSSVSSSSSVKGHNYYQLLETFNERHEEANRLALLNNRLKGLNNWLENKVKALEEELQKSKVDFENLDLIFKNSACMCDFSFCENFESLEKKVHYLVKTIHKLKTGKSNFENVLASQNCVFRLRILSTEQKEWDFKTFFISTRKSTD from the coding sequence ATGGCTGATAAACTACCTTTTCGGGGAGGTGCTTCTATAAACAGACTACCACTGTTCTGTGGTGttaattaccagttttggaaagttaggaTGAAGATTTTTATGCGTTCCACAAATAAAGAAATATGGGAAGCAATTGAAAATTATCCTTTTATTCCTCAAGTTAAAAAAGATGTTCTCTTTGTTGATAAGCCTTCATATGAATGGACTGAGGCTGATACCAAGAAAGCAAAGCTTGATTGGATTGCTAAAAATATTATGACCTCTGCTTTGAGTTGTGATGATTTTTTCAGGGTATCACAATGCACTTCAGcaaaagagatgtgggacatcctTGAGGTCACAGATGAGGGAACTAATAATGTAAAAAGGgcaagaaagcatgctctcatccaagaatatgagttATTCAGAATGCAAAAAGGGGAGACAATCTCTTATGCGCATAAACGATTTTTCCATATTGTGAACCACTTAATGAGCCTTGGAAAGAACTCCTACAAAGAGGGGTTGAACATAAAGATCTTGAAGTGTCTTGATAGGTCTTGGCAGCGAAAAGTCACTACTATTTCTAAATCAAAGGATTTAACATCCATGATAACAACTTCTTCGTTTGGTAAGCTAAGGGAGCACGAGCTTGAGACGAATAGATTGGTTGTCCAAGAAAGTGAGGACAAACACAACAAGGGTATTTCCCTTAAAGCTTCCAACCAGAAAAGGCAACAAGACTCTAGTGATAGTGATGAAGACACAATGAGGTTGTTGTCAAggaagttcagcaaattcttgaaaaagAATAAAGGTCAATCTTCAAAGAGGTACAGTTCTAAGAAGCTAAATGAATTTAATCCTAACAAATATACTTGTTATGGctgtggtgaacaagggcaaATCAAGGCTGAGTGTCCTAACAATGAGAGCAAAGAAAAGGACGATTTCAAAGGAGAAAGGAGAGGAAAAACCAAGAAGgcatacatagcttgggatgataATGAGATATCCTCCTCCAGCTCTTCAGAAGATGAAGAAGCAAATCTATGCTTAAAAGCATCAACATCAAGCAGTGTAAGCTCATCTTCATCAGTCAAAGGTCACAACTACTACCAACTACTTGAAACATTCAATGAAagacatgaagaagctaatagattggctctcttgaacaaccggttgaaaggattgaacaactggcttgaaaacaaagTTAAAGCACTAGAAGAAGAGTTGCAAAAATCTAAAgttgattttgaaaacctgGATTTGATTTTCAAAAATTCTGCTTGCATGTGTGACTTTagtttttgtgaaaactttgaatctcttgaaaagaaggttcactaccttgtgAAAACTATCCATAAGCTTAAAACTGGAAAATCCAATTTTGAGAACGTtcttgcatctcaaaattgtgtcttTAGGCTTAGGATTTTATCCACAGAGCAAAAAGAATgggatttcaaaacctttttcatcagtaccagaaaatcaaccgattaa